Proteins found in one Micromonospora sp. WMMD1082 genomic segment:
- a CDS encoding CaiB/BaiF CoA-transferase family protein: protein MAPEHGREQDPTPAGGPLRGLLVADFSRILAGPYATMLLADMGAEVVKVESPGGDDTRTWMPPVRDGVSTYYLGINRNKRSIALDLRDPDDLATARDLAGRADVLIENFKPGGLRRFGLDYDTVAEANPKVVYASISGFGTGPGAALPGYDLMVQAVSGLMSLTGDADGSPYRAGISVFDVMTGMHATIGILAALHHRGAGGRGQHVEVNLLSSALSGLVNHSSAYVAGGTVPYRMGNAHPSLFPYEPLPTADGELVVIAGNDGQFAKLCEVLGVPELVDDPRFGRNQDRTANREDLRPLLLERLRTRGKDEWFRDLIAAGVPCAPINTIDGGVALAEELGLDPVVEVGDGDRAVPGVRHPITFSDTPARYDLPPPGLDEHGVEIRKWLTERRETP, encoded by the coding sequence ATGGCACCGGAGCACGGACGTGAACAGGACCCGACCCCGGCGGGTGGTCCCCTGCGGGGCCTGCTGGTCGCGGACTTCTCGCGGATCCTGGCCGGGCCGTACGCCACCATGCTGCTGGCCGACATGGGCGCCGAGGTGGTCAAGGTGGAGAGTCCCGGCGGCGACGACACCCGCACCTGGATGCCCCCGGTGCGCGACGGTGTCTCCACCTACTACCTGGGGATCAACCGCAACAAGCGCTCGATCGCTCTGGACCTGCGCGACCCCGACGACCTGGCCACGGCCCGCGACCTCGCCGGCCGGGCCGACGTGCTGATCGAGAACTTCAAGCCCGGCGGGCTGCGCCGCTTCGGCCTCGACTACGACACCGTCGCCGAGGCGAACCCCAAGGTCGTCTACGCCTCCATCAGCGGCTTCGGCACCGGCCCCGGGGCCGCCCTGCCCGGCTACGACCTGATGGTGCAGGCCGTCTCCGGCCTGATGAGCCTCACCGGCGACGCCGACGGGTCGCCGTACCGGGCCGGCATCTCCGTCTTCGACGTGATGACCGGCATGCACGCGACCATCGGCATCCTCGCCGCCCTGCATCACCGGGGCGCGGGCGGGCGCGGCCAGCACGTCGAGGTCAACCTGCTCTCCTCGGCACTGTCCGGCCTGGTCAACCACTCCAGCGCGTACGTCGCCGGGGGCACGGTGCCCTACCGGATGGGCAACGCGCACCCGAGCCTGTTCCCGTACGAGCCGCTGCCCACCGCCGACGGTGAACTGGTCGTCATCGCCGGCAACGACGGCCAGTTCGCCAAGCTGTGCGAGGTGCTCGGCGTACCGGAGCTGGTGGACGACCCCCGCTTCGGGCGCAACCAGGACCGCACCGCCAACCGGGAGGACCTGCGACCACTGCTGCTGGAGCGGCTGCGTACCCGGGGCAAGGACGAGTGGTTCCGCGACCTGATCGCGGCGGGCGTGCCCTGCGCACCGATCAACACCATCGACGGCGGTGTGGCGCTGGCCGAGGAACTCGGCCTCGACCCGGTCGTCGAGGTCGGCGACGGTGACCGGGCGGTGCCCGGCGTCCGGCACCCGATCACCTTCTCGGACACCCCGGCCCGCTACGACCTGCCACCGCCCGGCCTCGACGAACACGGCGTCGAGATCCGCAAGTGGCTCACCGAGAGGCGGGAGACGCCGTGA
- a CDS encoding citryl-CoA lyase, with protein MTTFPTSIGTSDASSIRLLGQDLAADLMGQVGFGELAFWLVAQRRPTPSEVRVFEAVLVALADHGFTPTAIAARLTYLSAPESLQGALAAGLLGGGSRFLGVTEDCGRFLADTLAAVDGPPPTEDAGFDDLARAAVTAARAARRLVPGLGHPVHKTEDPRTPVLIRIAEEEKLRGPHLRLFEAIGRVHPEVLGRTLPLNGAGVCGAALADLGLPVDLLRGFALLARAAGLLGHLAEERRTPIGMDVYTTVDRNATYVTPDPS; from the coding sequence GTGACCACCTTCCCGACGTCGATCGGCACCTCCGACGCCAGCAGCATCCGCCTGCTCGGCCAGGACCTCGCCGCCGACCTGATGGGCCAGGTCGGCTTCGGTGAGCTGGCGTTCTGGCTGGTCGCCCAGCGCCGTCCCACCCCGTCCGAGGTCCGCGTCTTCGAGGCGGTCCTGGTCGCGCTGGCCGACCACGGCTTCACCCCGACGGCCATCGCCGCGCGGCTGACCTACCTCAGCGCGCCGGAGTCGCTCCAGGGCGCCCTCGCGGCCGGGCTGCTCGGCGGCGGCTCCCGCTTCCTCGGGGTCACCGAGGACTGCGGCCGGTTCCTCGCCGACACCCTCGCCGCCGTGGACGGGCCGCCGCCCACCGAGGACGCCGGCTTCGACGACCTCGCCCGCGCCGCCGTCACGGCCGCGCGCGCCGCCCGTCGCCTGGTGCCCGGCCTGGGCCACCCCGTGCACAAGACCGAGGACCCGCGTACGCCGGTGCTCATCCGCATCGCCGAGGAGGAGAAGCTGCGCGGGCCGCACCTGCGGCTGTTCGAGGCGATCGGCCGGGTCCACCCGGAGGTGCTGGGGCGTACCCTGCCGCTCAACGGCGCCGGGGTCTGCGGCGCCGCGCTGGCCGACCTGGGCCTGCCGGTCGACCTGTTGCGCGGCTTCGCGCTGCTGGCCCGCGCCGCCGGCCTGCTCGGGCACCTCGCCGAGGAACGCCGCACCCCGATCGGCATGGACGTCTACACCACCGTCGACCGCAACGCCACCTACGTCACCCCCGACCCGTCCTGA
- a CDS encoding C45 family peptidase, producing the protein MDRWVATVAVRQEHKTFQAIEVGDGGDGRWAAHARGLWQEMEGLLTEEGRTPEGADRVRALFRAHMPELVPVLDRLAGQLDRPEAEVFLTHAALRPFSQACTQIGRNGTLLRNYDLRPDQCEGTIVSSCFLRPVIGMQDMLWGLLDGMNDAGLAVSLTWGGRSAYGRGFAILILVRYLLETCDTVDEAVSRLRFLPVAVPQNLTLVDPTKAVTVFVGPDMSPTVAPDACAANHQHLPVTDEQERTMRTQERLRAIRAAGADVAAMLKPPLYQSVDEQGSRTLYTAHYRPVQGRVTYYWPGESWQQSFGDFTPGSRTVTLGQTS; encoded by the coding sequence ATTGATCGATGGGTTGCGACTGTAGCCGTACGGCAAGAGCACAAGACCTTTCAGGCGATCGAGGTCGGCGACGGCGGCGACGGGCGGTGGGCCGCCCACGCCCGGGGCCTGTGGCAGGAGATGGAGGGCCTGCTGACCGAGGAGGGCCGGACTCCGGAGGGCGCGGATCGTGTTCGGGCGCTGTTCCGTGCGCACATGCCGGAACTGGTCCCGGTTCTGGACCGCCTGGCCGGCCAACTCGACCGGCCCGAGGCGGAAGTCTTCCTCACCCACGCGGCACTGCGGCCGTTCTCCCAGGCGTGCACCCAGATCGGCAGGAACGGCACTCTGCTGCGCAACTATGACCTACGTCCCGATCAGTGCGAGGGGACCATCGTCTCCTCCTGCTTCCTGCGCCCCGTGATCGGGATGCAGGACATGCTGTGGGGCTTGCTGGACGGGATGAACGACGCCGGTCTCGCGGTCTCGCTCACCTGGGGCGGGCGTTCCGCCTACGGACGGGGCTTCGCCATTCTCATCCTCGTGCGCTACCTGCTGGAGACGTGCGACACCGTCGATGAGGCGGTCAGTAGGCTGCGATTTCTACCGGTCGCCGTCCCCCAGAACCTCACCCTTGTCGATCCCACCAAGGCGGTGACGGTGTTCGTGGGGCCGGATATGTCACCGACGGTGGCGCCGGATGCCTGCGCCGCCAATCACCAGCACCTGCCGGTCACCGACGAGCAGGAACGGACCATGCGGACGCAGGAGCGGCTGCGCGCCATCCGCGCCGCGGGCGCGGACGTGGCGGCGATGCTGAAGCCGCCGCTATACCAATCCGTCGACGAGCAGGGGTCGAGAACGCTCTACACAGCCCACTACCGGCCCGTCCAGGGCCGTGTGACGTACTACTGGCCCGGTGAGTCCTGGCAGCAGTCCTTCGGCGACTTCACACCCGGATCCCGCACCGTGACCTTGGGCCAGACCAGCTGA
- a CDS encoding amidohydrolase family protein codes for MSAPVSGPNPDRPLLFRNGLVLTMDDTHRVLPGADVLVVGERIAEIGVGLAAPDGAIEIDASGGILMPGMIDTHRHMWQTAMRGYGADWTLTQYFVWYYLESGKLFRPEDIYAGNLLAAIEAIDAGVTTTVDWSHGLQSTDHADAAVDALHEVPGRFVLAYGNIQQGPWEWSTSPQFRDFVTRRFHSRDDMLGLQLAFDVTGDPTFPERAAFEVARELDLPVTTHAGVWGATNDDGIRLMHENGFMTPSSVYVHAATLTNDSYHRIAATGGSVSVSTESEQSAGQGYPPTWALCHHDIPVSLSMDTSVWWSGDLFSAMRTTLGADRSREHLEAHNRADTITHCRLRAEQVVDWATRGGSRALGLDDVVGSLEAGKKADLVLIKNDASPVMFPILNPYGHVAFQAQRGDVHSVVVNGRLVKHDHQLVGIDLAKARRHVEQTIDYLIAEMGADAWAKGMNPDIPETKIQDNPYTYTEWDAGSAQWKH; via the coding sequence ATGAGCGCACCCGTATCAGGCCCGAATCCCGACCGTCCCCTCCTGTTCCGCAACGGCCTCGTCCTGACCATGGACGACACCCACCGCGTCCTGCCCGGCGCGGACGTCCTGGTCGTCGGCGAGCGCATCGCCGAGATCGGCGTCGGGCTGGCCGCCCCCGACGGCGCGATCGAGATCGACGCGTCCGGCGGCATCCTCATGCCCGGCATGATCGACACCCACCGGCACATGTGGCAGACCGCCATGCGCGGCTACGGTGCCGACTGGACCCTGACCCAGTACTTCGTCTGGTACTACCTGGAGTCCGGCAAGCTGTTCCGCCCCGAGGACATCTACGCCGGCAACCTGCTCGCCGCCATCGAGGCGATCGACGCCGGTGTCACCACCACCGTCGACTGGTCGCACGGGCTACAGAGCACCGACCATGCCGACGCCGCCGTCGACGCACTGCACGAGGTGCCCGGCCGCTTCGTCCTCGCGTACGGCAACATCCAGCAGGGGCCGTGGGAGTGGTCCACCAGCCCGCAGTTCCGCGACTTCGTCACCCGCCGCTTCCACAGCCGCGACGACATGCTCGGCCTGCAGCTGGCCTTCGACGTGACCGGCGACCCGACCTTCCCCGAGCGGGCCGCGTTCGAGGTGGCCCGGGAACTCGACCTCCCGGTCACCACCCACGCCGGGGTGTGGGGGGCCACCAACGACGACGGCATCCGGCTGATGCACGAGAACGGCTTCATGACCCCGTCCAGCGTGTACGTGCACGCCGCCACCCTCACCAACGACTCGTACCACCGCATCGCCGCCACCGGCGGCTCGGTCTCGGTCTCCACGGAGAGCGAGCAGAGCGCGGGCCAGGGCTACCCGCCCACCTGGGCACTGTGCCACCACGACATTCCGGTGTCGCTGTCGATGGACACCAGCGTCTGGTGGAGCGGCGACCTCTTCTCCGCGATGCGGACCACGCTCGGCGCGGACCGCTCCCGCGAGCACCTGGAGGCGCACAACCGCGCCGACACCATCACCCACTGCCGGCTGCGCGCCGAGCAGGTCGTCGACTGGGCCACCCGGGGCGGCAGCCGCGCCCTCGGCCTGGACGATGTCGTGGGCAGCCTGGAGGCGGGCAAGAAGGCCGACCTCGTGCTGATCAAGAACGACGCGTCGCCGGTGATGTTCCCGATCCTCAACCCGTACGGCCACGTCGCGTTCCAGGCCCAGCGCGGCGACGTGCACAGCGTCGTGGTCAACGGCCGGCTGGTCAAGCACGACCACCAGCTCGTCGGGATCGACCTGGCCAAGGCCCGGCGCCACGTCGAGCAGACCATCGACTACCTGATCGCCGAGATGGGCGCGGACGCGTGGGCCAAGGGCATGAACCCCGACATTCCCGAAACGAAGATCCAGGACAATCCCTACACCTACACCGAGTGGGACGCCGGCTCGGCCCAGTGGAAGCATTGA
- a CDS encoding IclR family transcriptional regulator C-terminal domain-containing protein codes for MARDARPDFIEALARGLDVLRCFQPGRPVMTLSEIAGATGLARPTVRRILLTLDDLGYVRSAERGFTLTPRVLELGMTYINALGVWEVARPHMQQLVAQTNESTSMAQLDGSDIVYVTRVAVPKIITLAVTIGTRFPAPATSMGKVLLAALPDDDLDRVLALPGRSGITPRRQPDRASLDASLREVRARGWALADEDLAPGIRSVATGVRDGQGRVVAAINVTVHAAETSVRTLTEEHLPRLLRTASDISQDWALLGSVPSVFQDARAAPVEPVKAGR; via the coding sequence ATGGCACGCGACGCCCGACCCGACTTCATCGAAGCCCTGGCCCGTGGCCTCGACGTCCTGCGCTGCTTCCAGCCCGGTCGACCGGTGATGACGCTCAGCGAGATCGCCGGTGCGACCGGGCTGGCCCGGCCGACCGTCCGCCGGATCCTGCTCACCCTCGACGACCTCGGCTACGTACGCTCCGCCGAACGCGGCTTCACCCTCACCCCCCGGGTGCTCGAACTCGGCATGACGTACATCAACGCGCTGGGCGTGTGGGAGGTCGCCCGCCCGCACATGCAGCAGCTCGTCGCGCAGACCAACGAGTCGACATCCATGGCCCAGCTCGACGGCAGCGACATCGTCTACGTCACCCGGGTCGCCGTACCGAAGATCATCACCCTGGCGGTGACCATCGGCACCCGCTTTCCCGCCCCGGCCACCTCGATGGGCAAGGTGCTGCTCGCCGCGCTGCCCGACGACGACCTCGACCGGGTCCTCGCCCTGCCCGGCCGCTCCGGCATCACCCCCCGCCGGCAACCGGACCGGGCCTCCCTCGACGCGTCGCTGCGCGAGGTGCGGGCCCGGGGCTGGGCCCTCGCCGACGAGGACCTCGCCCCGGGCATCCGGTCCGTGGCCACCGGCGTGCGGGACGGCCAGGGCCGGGTGGTGGCCGCCATCAACGTCACCGTCCACGCCGCCGAGACGTCGGTACGCACCCTCACCGAGGAGCACCTGCCACGCCTGCTCCGGACCGCGTCCGACATCAGCCAGGACTGGGCCCTGCTCGGCAGCGTGCCCAGCGTGTTCCAGGACGCCCGCGCCGCCCCCGTCGAGCCGGTCAAGGCGGGCAGATGA
- a CDS encoding alpha/beta hydrolase codes for MTSAVLEIDYSDQGSGPPVLLVHGWPDAACGWNAISDGLTREGYRVIIPSLRGSGDTRFRDDSTVRDGSAVALAHDVLDLADGLGLGRFAVVGHDWGARTAFVLAAVAPERLSCITALALGYQPRGQFTIPASFAQARLFWYQWLMYLDAGAAAIAADPIGFAREQWDTWSPRGWYTEEQFAAAAESFRNRDWVAITLNAYRSRFLPEEPRDHRYEDLRARVADTELLHVPTLMLHGALDTCDPPATSEGLGQYFDSYRRVLIDDAGHFPHREQPEQVLRHLLVHLRDHG; via the coding sequence ATGACGTCTGCGGTGCTCGAGATCGACTACTCCGACCAGGGGTCGGGGCCGCCGGTGCTGCTTGTCCATGGGTGGCCCGACGCGGCGTGTGGGTGGAACGCCATCAGTGACGGACTGACCCGTGAGGGGTATCGCGTCATCATTCCCAGTCTGCGCGGTAGTGGTGACACTCGTTTCCGCGACGATTCGACGGTCCGCGACGGCAGCGCCGTGGCGCTAGCCCACGACGTGCTCGATCTCGCCGACGGGCTCGGGCTGGGTCGGTTCGCTGTCGTGGGTCACGACTGGGGAGCCCGCACCGCGTTCGTCCTGGCCGCCGTGGCGCCAGAGCGGCTCAGCTGCATCACGGCGCTGGCGCTGGGCTACCAGCCCCGTGGCCAGTTCACGATTCCCGCGTCGTTCGCCCAGGCGCGATTGTTCTGGTATCAGTGGCTGATGTACCTCGATGCCGGCGCGGCCGCGATCGCTGCCGATCCGATCGGGTTCGCCCGTGAGCAGTGGGACACCTGGAGCCCTCGCGGCTGGTACACCGAAGAGCAGTTCGCCGCGGCTGCCGAGTCGTTCCGCAACCGCGACTGGGTTGCGATCACCCTCAACGCCTACCGCAGCCGCTTCCTGCCTGAGGAACCACGCGACCACCGGTACGAGGATCTGCGAGCCCGGGTGGCCGACACCGAGCTTCTGCACGTACCGACTCTGATGCTGCATGGAGCTCTCGACACGTGCGACCCGCCCGCGACCTCCGAAGGGCTCGGCCAGTATTTCGACTCCTACCGTCGCGTCCTGATCGACGACGCCGGGCACTTCCCGCACCGTGAACAACCCGAGCAGGTGCTCCGCCACCTGCTCGTGCACCTGCGCGATCACGGCTGA
- a CDS encoding nitroreductase/quinone reductase family protein — MTESDLGPAKKPWLPPRWFIRLFWSAHRGVFRRSGGRVGLSRPRGNRYGMLCLTTVGRRTGQQRSVILGYFEDGANLVSLAMNGWGEPEPAWWLNLQAHPDATVDLVDGPRPVRGHAATGDERSRLWARWREIDKNLDGYAARRSSETAVVVLVPRPGTSEASRGT; from the coding sequence GTGACCGAGTCGGACCTGGGCCCTGCCAAGAAGCCGTGGTTGCCGCCCCGTTGGTTCATCCGGCTGTTCTGGTCGGCTCATCGGGGCGTGTTCCGGCGTTCCGGCGGCCGGGTCGGATTGTCGCGTCCGCGCGGCAACCGGTACGGAATGCTGTGCCTGACCACTGTCGGGCGTCGCACCGGCCAGCAGCGCAGCGTGATCCTCGGGTACTTCGAGGACGGCGCGAATCTGGTCTCGCTGGCCATGAACGGGTGGGGGGAGCCCGAGCCGGCCTGGTGGCTCAATCTGCAGGCGCACCCGGACGCCACCGTTGACCTGGTCGACGGGCCGCGGCCGGTGCGTGGTCATGCGGCGACAGGCGACGAACGGTCGCGACTGTGGGCCCGCTGGCGTGAGATCGACAAGAACCTGGATGGCTACGCCGCACGGCGGTCGTCCGAAACTGCGGTGGTGGTCTTGGTGCCCCGGCCCGGCACGTCTGAGGCGTCGCGGGGCACCTGA
- a CDS encoding extradiol ring-cleavage dioxygenase, with amino-acid sequence MATLAAVIASTHHPFYYRASTAQGEDRPPFADEWVRKITAFRETLTRARPDVLVMVGSDHFHQLWLDNMPQFLIGKAPFYDANWYNEEREFGLPRMLLRGQEDLSAYLLREGLDAGFDLAYSNELRIDHSITCPIITLRPEADLPIVPVYTNIFAPPLPQPKRFVQLGKTIRELVESWPGDQRVAVVGTGHLSLELGGPRQFGEHGPDPEFDRRAVEWIAGGDLEGCLSEVTLDSLHAPGNATHGFMDFMLMMGVAGEGAKADYVDTLDLFHTMEAYFTWYPNGAPAA; translated from the coding sequence ATGGCCACACTGGCCGCGGTCATCGCCTCGACCCACCACCCCTTCTACTACCGGGCCAGCACCGCTCAGGGCGAGGACCGGCCACCCTTCGCCGACGAGTGGGTACGCAAGATCACCGCGTTCCGGGAGACGCTGACCCGGGCCCGGCCGGACGTGCTGGTGATGGTCGGCTCCGACCACTTCCACCAGCTGTGGCTGGACAACATGCCGCAGTTCCTCATCGGCAAGGCGCCGTTCTACGACGCCAACTGGTACAACGAGGAACGCGAGTTCGGCCTGCCCCGGATGCTGCTGCGCGGCCAGGAGGACCTGTCGGCGTACCTGCTGCGCGAGGGGCTCGACGCCGGCTTCGACCTCGCCTACAGCAACGAGCTGCGCATCGACCACAGCATCACCTGCCCGATCATCACCCTGCGGCCCGAGGCCGACCTGCCGATCGTGCCGGTCTACACCAACATCTTCGCCCCGCCGCTGCCGCAGCCGAAGCGCTTCGTGCAGCTCGGCAAGACCATCCGCGAACTGGTCGAGTCCTGGCCCGGCGACCAGCGGGTCGCGGTCGTCGGCACCGGGCACCTGTCGCTGGAACTGGGCGGGCCGCGGCAGTTCGGCGAGCACGGCCCCGACCCCGAGTTCGACCGCCGGGCGGTCGAGTGGATCGCCGGCGGCGACCTGGAGGGCTGCCTGTCCGAGGTGACGCTGGACAGCCTGCACGCACCCGGCAACGCCACCCACGGCTTCATGGACTTCATGCTGATGATGGGCGTCGCAGGCGAGGGCGCGAAGGCCGACTACGTCGACACGCTCGACCTGTTCCACACCATGGAGGCGTACTTCACCTGGTATCCGAACGGAGCGCCGGCGGCATGA
- a CDS encoding AraC family transcriptional regulator — translation MTSPPPRRVPGDLLVHLRRARDHMDRHYTETLDLAAVAAVAGISKYHFQRLFTITYGLSPAAYLSRRRIERAQDLLRATNLTVTEVCHGVGFTSLGSFSSRFRDLVGETPSEFQRRWASTGAPRIPGCFVFMWGLAERRD, via the coding sequence GTGACGAGCCCGCCACCCCGCCGAGTTCCCGGTGATCTTCTGGTGCACCTGCGGCGAGCCCGCGACCACATGGACCGTCACTACACCGAGACGCTGGATCTCGCCGCCGTCGCGGCGGTTGCCGGCATCAGCAAGTACCACTTCCAGCGCCTCTTCACCATCACGTACGGCCTCTCCCCGGCTGCGTACCTGTCCCGGCGGCGCATCGAACGGGCCCAGGACCTGCTGCGGGCCACGAACCTGACGGTGACCGAGGTCTGTCACGGGGTGGGGTTCACCAGCCTCGGCTCGTTCAGCAGCCGGTTCCGGGACCTCGTGGGCGAGACGCCGAGCGAGTTCCAGCGTCGCTGGGCGAGCACGGGCGCGCCGCGCATCCCGGGCTGCTTCGTCTTCATGTGGGGGCTCGCCGAACGACGCGACTGA
- a CDS encoding zinc-binding dehydrogenase, whose product MDAAVITTCGRPPAVARREPPRPGDGQVRVRVAAAPITPLDVLCASGTSYFGAPGTPYVPGVQGVGHLDDGTAVWFPTTAGMRPGDGSMAEHCVVPYADVVALPDGADTLVAALGLSAVAALMALTWRGELRAGEQVVVLGAGGVVGQAAVQLARLHGARRVVAAARSAAAQERARILGADDVVALADTDDVDTLADRLRAACDGPADIVLDPLFGVPAAAALRTLGPHGRLVNLGSSAGEQAPVDSATLRSRSLRVLGYTNNELDAARRAAAIREIAGHIVAGRLTVTHETVPLAGVADAWTRQAEGRAAGRIVLTMPSR is encoded by the coding sequence ATGGACGCCGCCGTCATCACCACCTGCGGCCGGCCGCCCGCCGTCGCCCGCCGCGAACCGCCGCGGCCCGGCGACGGGCAGGTCCGGGTCCGGGTCGCCGCCGCACCGATCACCCCGCTGGACGTGCTCTGCGCCAGCGGTACGTCGTACTTCGGCGCGCCGGGCACCCCGTACGTCCCCGGTGTGCAGGGCGTCGGCCACCTCGACGACGGCACGGCCGTGTGGTTTCCCACCACCGCCGGGATGCGCCCCGGTGACGGCAGCATGGCCGAACACTGCGTCGTGCCGTACGCCGACGTCGTCGCCCTGCCCGACGGTGCCGACACCCTCGTCGCGGCCCTGGGGCTCTCCGCGGTGGCGGCCCTGATGGCGCTGACCTGGCGCGGTGAGCTGCGCGCGGGGGAGCAGGTGGTGGTCCTCGGCGCCGGCGGCGTCGTCGGGCAGGCCGCGGTGCAACTGGCCCGGCTGCACGGCGCCCGGCGGGTCGTCGCCGCCGCCCGGTCGGCCGCCGCCCAGGAACGGGCCCGCATCCTGGGTGCCGACGACGTCGTCGCCCTCGCCGACACCGACGACGTGGACACCCTCGCCGACCGGCTCCGGGCGGCCTGCGACGGGCCGGCGGACATCGTGCTCGACCCGCTCTTCGGCGTGCCGGCCGCCGCGGCGCTGCGGACCCTCGGCCCGCACGGCCGGCTGGTCAACCTCGGCAGCTCGGCCGGCGAGCAGGCGCCGGTGGACTCCGCGACGCTGCGCAGCCGCTCGCTGCGGGTGCTCGGCTACACCAACAACGAGCTGGACGCGGCGCGCCGGGCGGCGGCGATCCGGGAGATCGCCGGCCACATCGTCGCCGGCCGGCTCACCGTGACCCACGAGACCGTCCCGCTGGCCGGCGTCGCCGACGCCTGGACCCGGCAGGCCGAGGGGCGGGCCGCCGGCCGGATCGTGCTGACCATGCCAAGCCGCTGA